A single region of the Fusobacterium sp. IOR10 genome encodes:
- a CDS encoding LysE family transporter: MNITFFKGVITGIILSLPFGPVGFYCMEKTLIGGKKEGYTTAIGMVTSDVIYGLLAFFFINQAEVFILRYEIIFKGLVGICLVALGIKKLNTDVVIKKPDNYDCNYGYIQNFFYGLLLSLLNVAGIVTIVFIYTLLSVVGDSDNYFLLALGIGISGSVSWFLTVQIIIYFKRFINDELLVKLSKISSFIILTFGIVSLGYILFK; the protein is encoded by the coding sequence GTGAACATTACTTTTTTTAAGGGTGTTATAACTGGAATAATTCTATCTCTTCCCTTTGGTCCTGTTGGTTTTTATTGTATGGAAAAAACCTTAATAGGAGGAAAAAAAGAAGGATATACTACTGCCATAGGAATGGTAACTTCTGATGTTATATATGGATTGCTTGCTTTTTTCTTTATAAATCAGGCTGAAGTCTTCATTTTGAGATATGAAATTATCTTTAAAGGGCTAGTTGGAATTTGTCTTGTTGCCTTGGGAATTAAAAAATTGAATACTGATGTTGTTATTAAAAAACCAGATAATTATGATTGTAACTATGGTTACATTCAAAATTTTTTTTACGGGTTATTACTTTCTCTTTTAAATGTTGCAGGTATTGTAACTATTGTTTTCATCTATACTCTTTTAAGTGTAGTTGGAGATTCTGATAATTATTTTTTACTTGCTCTTGGTATTGGAATCAGTGGTTCTGTCTCTTGGTTTTTAACTGTACAAATAATAATTTATTTTAAAAGGTTTATTAATGATGAATTACTTGTTAAATTGTCTAAAATTTCTAGTTTTATTATTCTAACTTTTGGAATAGTATCTCTAGGATATATTTTATTTAAATAG
- a CDS encoding AbgT family transporter, which translates to MKMKQKKGIFDKFLDGVEVVGNKLPHPMTIFVMLSLIVIAVSAICSKLGVSVDYTGINRKTFEIGEIHLKAKSLLSPEGIRYAFNSMTTNFTSFAPLGTVLVAIIGVGVADGSGLIHACLRKLVLSTSPKLLTAVLVFAGIMSNIASDAGYVVLVPLGAVIFMSVGRHPLAGIAAAFAGVSGGFSANLLIGTLDPLLGGISTEAARIFIPDYVVLPTANWYFMVASTFLITFLGTYITEKIVEPRLGKYKGSHKEELGEIGGLEKKGLKRAGISLVIYLIIVLAVTVPENAIFRENGSITNFMRNGLLPGIMFFFMIPGYFYGKTVGTIKTDKDLVKLIGNALGGMGGYMALVFAAAQFIKYFSYTNLGTILAVRGADALEAIGFTGFPLIVGFVVVSAFLNLFMGSASAKWAIMAPVFIPMFMKLGFTPEFTQAMYRIGDSSTNIISPLMSYFAFIVAYAQKYDEDSGIGTLISTMLPYSLCFLFAWLLLLMVWYFAGLPIGPGVATTMQMAL; encoded by the coding sequence TTGAAAATGAAACAAAAAAAGGGAATATTCGACAAATTTCTTGATGGAGTTGAAGTGGTAGGTAATAAATTGCCTCATCCAATGACAATTTTTGTAATGTTATCGTTAATTGTTATTGCGGTATCAGCTATTTGTTCCAAGTTAGGAGTTTCAGTGGACTATACTGGAATAAACAGAAAAACTTTTGAAATAGGTGAGATTCATTTAAAAGCAAAATCTTTACTTAGCCCAGAAGGTATAAGATATGCATTTAATAGTATGACAACGAATTTCACAAGCTTTGCTCCTTTGGGAACAGTATTAGTTGCAATTATAGGGGTAGGAGTAGCAGATGGAAGTGGACTTATTCATGCATGTTTGAGAAAACTAGTGTTATCAACTTCTCCTAAATTACTAACAGCTGTATTAGTTTTTGCAGGGATTATGTCAAACATAGCTTCAGATGCAGGATACGTTGTATTGGTTCCTCTAGGAGCTGTAATATTTATGTCAGTTGGAAGACATCCATTAGCAGGTATAGCAGCAGCATTTGCAGGTGTTTCAGGAGGATTTTCAGCTAACTTATTAATAGGAACTCTTGATCCATTGCTAGGAGGAATATCAACAGAAGCAGCTAGAATTTTCATTCCAGATTATGTAGTTTTACCAACAGCAAACTGGTATTTTATGGTAGCTTCAACTTTTCTAATTACTTTTTTAGGTACCTATATTACAGAAAAAATTGTTGAACCAAGATTAGGAAAATATAAAGGATCACACAAGGAAGAATTAGGGGAAATTGGAGGATTGGAAAAGAAGGGATTAAAGAGAGCTGGAATATCTCTAGTTATATATTTAATAATAGTTTTAGCAGTTACTGTTCCAGAAAATGCAATATTTAGAGAAAATGGAAGTATTACTAATTTTATGAGAAATGGGTTGTTACCTGGAATTATGTTTTTCTTCATGATACCTGGATATTTTTATGGTAAAACTGTAGGAACAATAAAAACAGATAAGGATCTTGTTAAATTAATAGGAAATGCATTAGGTGGAATGGGTGGATATATGGCATTGGTATTTGCTGCTGCTCAATTTATAAAATATTTTTCTTATACAAATTTAGGAACAATACTTGCAGTTAGAGGAGCAGATGCTCTAGAAGCTATAGGTTTTACAGGATTCCCATTAATTGTAGGTTTTGTAGTAGTATCAGCATTTTTAAATTTATTTATGGGATCTGCCTCAGCTAAATGGGCTATTATGGCACCTGTATTTATTCCAATGTTTATGAAACTAGGTTTTACACCAGAATTTACCCAAGCAATGTATAGAATAGGAGATTCATCAACTAATATAATTTCTCCTCTTATGTCATATTTTGCCTTCATAGTTGCTTATGCTCAAAAATATGATGAAGATAGTGGAATAGGAACTTTAATTTCTACAATGTTACCTTATTCTTTATGTTTCTTATTTGCTTGGTTATTATTATTAATGGTTTGGTACTTTGCAGGATTACCTATTGGACCTGGAGTAGCAACAACTATGCAAATGGCATTATAA
- the mnmA gene encoding tRNA 2-thiouridine(34) synthase MnmA, protein MNILENLNKNTTIAVAMSGGVDSSVTAYLLKEKGFNIFGVTMKTTENDVDEDARKVCDDLGIKHYILDISEEFSDKVINYFVNEYNNGRTPNPCMVCNKYIKMGALIDFCLEKGADFMATGHYSNINDGTLKIGDDLSKDQAYFLSQVSKEKLKYIIFPLGGINKDEVRKIGKDLGVRVYSKKDSQEICFVEDGKLKEFLIERTKGKIIKPGNFVDTNGKVLGKHRGLAFYTIGQRKGLGISAESPYYVLRFNGAQNEVVLGSNEELFKSSLIADDINLLKIPSLKDLNGIKCMAKTRSRDKFHPCEIEVLNENEIKVLFTEDQVRAVTPGQGVVLYDDSYEVLASGFIK, encoded by the coding sequence ATGAATATATTAGAAAACTTAAATAAAAATACTACTATTGCTGTGGCAATGAGTGGAGGAGTTGACAGTTCTGTAACTGCATATCTCCTAAAAGAAAAAGGTTTTAACATTTTTGGAGTTACTATGAAAACTACTGAAAATGATGTTGATGAAGATGCTAGAAAAGTTTGTGATGATTTGGGAATTAAGCATTACATATTAGATATTAGTGAAGAATTTTCTGACAAGGTAATTAATTACTTTGTTAATGAATATAATAATGGAAGAACTCCTAACCCTTGTATGGTTTGTAATAAATATATAAAAATGGGTGCATTAATTGATTTTTGCTTAGAAAAAGGTGCTGACTTTATGGCAACTGGACATTATAGTAATATTAATGATGGAACTCTTAAAATTGGTGATGACTTAAGCAAGGATCAAGCTTATTTTCTTTCACAAGTTTCAAAGGAAAAATTAAAATATATTATTTTTCCACTTGGTGGAATAAATAAAGATGAAGTTAGAAAAATAGGAAAAGATTTGGGAGTAAGAGTTTATTCTAAAAAAGATTCCCAAGAAATTTGTTTTGTTGAAGATGGAAAATTAAAGGAATTTTTAATAGAAAGAACTAAGGGAAAAATAATAAAACCTGGAAATTTTGTTGATACAAATGGGAAAGTTTTAGGAAAACATAGAGGACTTGCTTTTTATACAATAGGTCAAAGAAAAGGTCTTGGAATATCTGCTGAATCTCCTTATTATGTTTTAAGATTCAACGGAGCACAAAATGAAGTTGTACTTGGAAGCAATGAAGAATTATTTAAATCATCGCTTATTGCAGATGATATAAATCTTTTGAAAATCCCTTCTTTAAAAGATTTAAATGGAATTAAGTGTATGGCTAAAACTAGATCTAGAGATAAATTTCATCCATGTGAAATAGAAGTTTTAAATGAAAATGAAATAAAAGTTTTATTTACTGAGGACCAAGTTAGAGCAGTAACACCTGGTCAAGGTGTTGTTTTATATGATGACTCATATGAAGTTCTTGCAAGTGGATTTATAAAATAA
- the lepA gene encoding translation elongation factor 4: MEVQVLQKFKRNFSIIAHIDHGKSTIADRLMELTHTVSGRDMKSQLLDSMELEREKGITIKAQAVTLLYTAKDGNQYELNLIDTPGHVDFIYEVSRSLSACEGALLVVDAAQGVEAQTLANVYLALENDLEIIPVINKIDLPAADPEKVKNEIEDIIGLPADNAILASAKINLGIPELLEAIVERIPAPSYDEEAPLRALIFDSKFDDYRGVITYVKVEDGTIKKGDKVKIWSTKKEVEILECGIFSPVMKSTGELSSGSVGYIITGLKTIKDSRVGDTVTHSKRPCEEPLQGFRPAQSMVFAGVYPLSTDDYGDLRDSLEKLQLNDASLNFVPETSLALGFGFRCGFLGLLHMEIIVERLRREYNIDLISTSPSVEYRITKEGKPTYIIDNPCEFPEAGQGKFIVEEPFIKGNIIVPKDYVGPVMELCQEKRGVYIGMSFIDETRAMITYELPLAEIVLDFYDKLKSKTKGYASFEYELIEYRVGELVKVDILVSGEVVDAFSFIAHKDNAVLKGRAICDKLKDVIPRQQFEIPIQAAFGAKIIARETIKAYRKNVIAKCYGGDISRKKKLLSKQKAGKKRMKQIGNVEIPQEAFVSVLKLNTD; this comes from the coding sequence TTGGAGGTTCAAGTGTTACAAAAATTTAAAAGAAACTTTTCGATAATCGCTCACATAGATCATGGAAAATCTACTATAGCTGATAGACTTATGGAATTAACCCACACAGTTAGTGGGAGAGATATGAAATCCCAGCTTTTAGATTCTATGGAACTAGAAAGAGAAAAAGGAATTACAATAAAAGCACAAGCAGTTACATTACTATATACAGCTAAAGATGGAAATCAATATGAATTAAACCTTATAGACACACCTGGTCATGTTGACTTTATTTATGAAGTATCTAGATCTTTATCTGCATGTGAAGGAGCACTTCTTGTTGTTGATGCTGCTCAAGGTGTAGAAGCTCAAACCTTAGCAAATGTATATTTAGCTTTGGAAAATGATCTTGAAATCATACCTGTTATTAACAAAATAGACTTACCTGCAGCAGATCCAGAAAAAGTTAAAAATGAAATTGAAGACATTATTGGTCTTCCTGCTGACAACGCCATTTTAGCATCTGCTAAAATAAATCTTGGAATACCTGAACTTTTAGAAGCTATAGTTGAGAGAATTCCAGCTCCTAGTTATGATGAGGAAGCTCCTTTAAGAGCCCTTATCTTTGATTCTAAATTTGACGACTACAGGGGAGTTATAACCTATGTAAAAGTTGAAGATGGAACAATTAAAAAGGGAGATAAAGTTAAAATTTGGTCCACAAAAAAAGAAGTTGAAATCCTTGAATGTGGAATATTCTCCCCTGTAATGAAATCAACTGGAGAATTATCAAGTGGTTCAGTTGGATATATTATAACTGGATTAAAAACTATTAAAGATTCTAGAGTTGGAGATACTGTTACCCATTCTAAGAGGCCATGTGAAGAACCTCTTCAAGGATTTAGACCTGCTCAATCAATGGTTTTCGCTGGAGTATATCCATTATCAACTGATGATTACGGAGATTTAAGAGATTCATTGGAAAAATTGCAATTAAATGATGCCTCTTTAAATTTTGTTCCTGAAACATCCCTTGCCTTAGGTTTTGGATTTAGATGTGGATTCCTAGGACTTTTACATATGGAAATCATAGTTGAAAGACTTAGAAGAGAATATAATATTGACTTAATATCAACTTCACCATCAGTTGAGTATAGAATAACTAAAGAAGGAAAACCAACTTATATAATTGATAATCCTTGTGAATTCCCAGAAGCAGGACAAGGGAAATTCATAGTAGAAGAACCATTTATTAAAGGTAATATAATTGTACCAAAAGATTATGTTGGGCCAGTTATGGAACTTTGTCAAGAAAAACGTGGAGTTTATATTGGAATGAGCTTTATAGATGAAACAAGGGCTATGATTACCTATGAATTACCCCTTGCTGAAATTGTTTTGGATTTCTATGATAAATTAAAATCTAAAACTAAAGGTTATGCTTCCTTTGAATATGAATTAATTGAATACAGAGTTGGAGAACTTGTGAAAGTTGATATTCTAGTTTCTGGAGAAGTTGTAGACGCCTTTTCATTTATAGCACATAAAGATAACGCTGTTTTAAAAGGTAGAGCAATTTGTGATAAATTAAAAGACGTTATTCCTAGACAACAATTTGAAATTCCAATTCAAGCTGCTTTTGGTGCTAAAATTATAGCTAGGGAAACTATTAAAGCTTATAGAAAAAATGTAATTGCTAAATGTTATGGAGGAGATATTTCTAGAAAGAAAAAACTACTTTCAAAACAGAAAGCAGGTAAAAAAAGAATGAAACAAATAGGAAATGTGGAAATACCTCAAGAAGCATTTGTTTCTGTATTAAAATTAAATACTGATTAG
- the pepV gene encoding dipeptidase PepV yields MDIQNEVLKYKEELIKSLQESIKIKSVEEKAQPGMPFGEGPAKALNHFLNVAEKLGFETENFDNYVGHIEFGQGEETIGILGHVDVVPEGNGWDYPPYSAKIVDNKMYGRGTLDDKGPLMIVLYALKALKDLGVPMKRKVKIIVGANEETNWGCMKHYFEKLKMPQPVMSFTPDSTFPVTFAEKGIMRGIIKIRTNSQGITLQGGEVYNAVPEKSILTLPMEYKEKVEEKLEIYNIDKEYKIKSEIIDNKLVIVSYGKSAHAAHPESGYNSLSALMNFVNLLEVEILGLKEMGQYFSENVKMEYNGKSAGLFYEDEPSGEITMNYGKAFVKDGYIQVSVDIRYPVTLDHKKLKEKVLDLLRKYNMEFVVLKEKEPLYVKKDSFLVKTLTDIYQEITGDSNGEPRSTGGGTYAKAVKNCVAFGALLKGTKDTMHQKNECIDLSTIDILLKIYIEAIYRLANS; encoded by the coding sequence ATGGATATTCAAAATGAAGTTTTAAAGTATAAAGAGGAGTTAATAAAATCTTTACAGGAATCAATTAAAATAAAAAGTGTTGAAGAGAAAGCACAACCAGGGATGCCCTTTGGAGAAGGACCTGCAAAGGCGTTGAATCATTTTTTAAATGTTGCAGAAAAGTTAGGATTTGAAACAGAGAACTTTGATAATTATGTTGGACATATTGAATTTGGACAAGGGGAAGAAACAATTGGAATATTAGGACATGTGGATGTTGTTCCTGAGGGAAATGGTTGGGATTATCCTCCTTATTCAGCTAAGATTGTGGATAATAAAATGTATGGAAGAGGAACTCTAGATGACAAAGGACCCTTAATGATTGTTCTTTATGCACTTAAAGCTTTAAAAGATTTAGGAGTACCAATGAAGAGAAAAGTCAAGATAATAGTTGGTGCAAATGAAGAAACAAACTGGGGATGTATGAAGCATTATTTTGAAAAATTGAAGATGCCACAGCCAGTTATGTCCTTTACTCCTGATAGTACTTTTCCTGTGACCTTTGCAGAAAAAGGTATAATGAGAGGGATTATTAAAATAAGAACAAATTCTCAAGGAATAACATTACAAGGGGGAGAAGTTTATAATGCTGTTCCAGAGAAATCAATATTAACTTTACCAATGGAATACAAGGAAAAAGTAGAAGAAAAACTAGAAATATATAATATAGACAAAGAATATAAAATTAAAAGTGAAATTATAGATAACAAATTAGTAATAGTTTCTTACGGTAAATCAGCTCATGCTGCTCATCCTGAATCAGGTTATAATTCATTGTCTGCTCTAATGAATTTTGTTAATTTATTAGAGGTTGAAATTTTAGGTTTAAAGGAAATGGGACAATATTTTTCTGAAAATGTAAAGATGGAGTATAATGGAAAATCAGCAGGACTTTTTTATGAGGATGAACCTTCAGGGGAAATTACAATGAATTATGGTAAAGCCTTTGTAAAGGATGGATATATTCAAGTATCTGTTGATATTAGATATCCTGTTACCCTTGATCATAAAAAATTAAAAGAAAAAGTATTGGATTTATTAAGAAAGTATAATATGGAATTTGTTGTATTAAAAGAGAAAGAACCTCTTTATGTGAAAAAAGATAGTTTTTTAGTTAAGACGTTAACAGATATATATCAAGAAATAACAGGAGATTCTAATGGAGAGCCTCGTTCCACAGGGGGAGGAACTTATGCCAAGGCAGTTAAGAATTGCGTTGCTTTTGGAGCTTTATTAAAGGGGACTAAAGATACTATGCATCAAAAAAATGAATGTATAGATTTATCAACTATAGATATTTTATTAAAAATTTATATTGAAGCAATTTATAGACTAGCAAATAGTTAA
- a CDS encoding zinc ribbon domain-containing protein → MFFLMGFGNKENIIENVKFKCVNCTNENAKLIERANYFSLFFIPLFKFSKKYFIVCSRCNSIYKLKNESIKNILKTKNVYYDDVEGIINNGSICYNCGAKVDPKDTYCHNCGKKL, encoded by the coding sequence ATGTTTTTCCTTATGGGATTTGGAAACAAAGAAAATATAATTGAAAATGTTAAATTTAAATGTGTTAATTGTACTAATGAAAATGCTAAATTAATCGAGAGAGCTAATTATTTTTCTTTATTTTTTATACCGTTATTTAAATTTTCAAAAAAATATTTTATTGTTTGTAGTCGATGTAATAGTATTTACAAACTCAAAAATGAATCAATTAAAAATATTTTAAAAACTAAAAATGTTTATTATGATGATGTTGAAGGAATAATTAACAATGGCTCTATTTGTTATAACTGTGGAGCTAAGGTTGATCCTAAAGATACATATTGTCATAATTGTGGGAAAAAATTATAA